Proteins encoded within one genomic window of Ideonella dechloratans:
- a CDS encoding site-specific DNA-methyltransferase, with product MSAIDTLIAQISDPRLRERLTAEWDNAKKEKKFGLVFEDHLPELLPLHGAKPRKGDLVCRRQGALKDVWQIQSIHAGVATCVKPSNEVHPSEPTRAAAEPVQFPVDELLVVREFGEPIFPALVPVDAVANGPLDAPWHTLIEADNYHALQLLDYLYAGQVDCIYIDPPYNTGARDWKYNNDYVDGNDGWRHSKWLAFMEKRLKLAKRLLKPDTGVLIVTIDEKEYLHLGMLLEQQFPEARIQMISTMINPAVVARAGGFGRADEYIFVVMFGQAAPNRLRLSREWVSGKGRTHTGNIRWDLLRRSGTNAERSHSPGCFYPIYVNPKTKAIEKVGSALPEGVSVAEQIPGLVAVLPIRKNKTEGNWQWSPETFKERMRLGRVRVGGNEKRGFVIYILKDGEYAKIQRGEFQEAGRAADGSIIVEDADASFVLAVPGSQWRIASHDATQYGSRLLGDILPDRRFPFPKSLYAVRDTLRFYLEDKPTALTVDFFAGSGTTLNAVNLLNATDGGQRRCILVTNNEVSAEEAAALSARGLQPGDAEWEAQGICRSVTWPRSKYTILGRRDNGSVLTGEYLTGKTVEREKARSFTQIGFVDPAQLNTPAKKKQVVALIDDLSQTLVKDPCPFIVSEGHKASVLFDPAAAEDWLEALDGEEHITDFYIVTPVKRVFDQLKAQVVELLGPILVPEEEKRPMSAGFAANLAYFKLDFLDKERVSLRRAFREILPLLWLKAGAVGPRPELKRGEPEPVLFAPEGSNFVVLLDETRMGRLLKSLEGRTGLSRVFIVTDADESFKTMAQDVREVAGKANPGLAVVQLYRDYLLNFMINKNQDRAAGPAGTQGARA from the coding sequence TTGTCCGCCATTGATACCCTGATCGCCCAAATCAGCGATCCCCGACTGCGCGAGCGACTCACCGCAGAGTGGGACAACGCGAAGAAAGAAAAGAAATTCGGCCTGGTGTTTGAAGATCACCTGCCGGAGTTGTTGCCGCTGCACGGCGCCAAGCCACGCAAGGGCGATCTGGTGTGTCGCCGTCAGGGTGCGCTGAAAGATGTGTGGCAAATCCAGTCCATCCACGCGGGCGTGGCCACCTGCGTCAAGCCCAGCAACGAGGTCCACCCTAGCGAACCGACCCGTGCAGCGGCAGAGCCGGTGCAGTTTCCGGTGGATGAACTGCTGGTGGTGCGGGAGTTTGGCGAGCCGATCTTCCCCGCGCTGGTGCCGGTGGATGCCGTGGCCAACGGCCCGCTTGACGCCCCCTGGCACACGCTGATCGAGGCCGATAACTACCACGCGCTGCAGTTGCTGGATTACCTGTATGCCGGTCAGGTCGATTGCATCTACATCGACCCGCCCTACAACACCGGCGCGCGGGACTGGAAATACAACAACGACTACGTGGACGGCAACGATGGCTGGCGGCACAGCAAGTGGCTGGCCTTCATGGAAAAGCGCTTGAAACTGGCCAAGCGCCTGCTCAAGCCGGATACCGGGGTGCTGATCGTCACGATTGACGAAAAAGAGTATTTGCACCTTGGGATGTTGCTCGAACAGCAGTTTCCAGAAGCTCGAATTCAGATGATCAGCACCATGATCAACCCTGCAGTAGTTGCGCGTGCTGGAGGCTTCGGTCGGGCAGACGAATACATCTTTGTGGTTATGTTTGGTCAAGCAGCACCAAATCGACTTCGACTCAGTCGCGAATGGGTTTCAGGAAAGGGGCGAACCCACACAGGAAATATTCGTTGGGATCTACTTCGGCGCTCGGGCACGAATGCCGAGAGGAGTCACTCCCCTGGCTGTTTTTATCCGATCTACGTTAATCCAAAGACAAAGGCAATCGAAAAAGTCGGTTCAGCATTGCCTGAAGGTGTTTCCGTTGCGGAACAAATCCCAGGTCTCGTTGCTGTTCTGCCAATTCGCAAAAACAAAACAGAAGGCAACTGGCAATGGTCACCTGAAACGTTCAAAGAGCGTATGCGGCTTGGACGTGTACGTGTTGGGGGTAACGAAAAACGCGGTTTTGTAATTTACATTTTGAAGGACGGTGAATACGCCAAGATTCAACGCGGGGAGTTCCAAGAGGCCGGACGCGCGGCAGATGGTTCAATAATTGTTGAGGATGCCGACGCCAGCTTCGTGCTGGCCGTACCCGGTAGTCAATGGCGAATCGCTAGTCACGATGCCACTCAGTATGGCTCTCGGCTACTGGGCGACATTCTTCCAGATCGCCGCTTCCCATTCCCCAAAAGTTTGTATGCCGTAAGGGACACGCTACGGTTCTATCTCGAAGACAAACCCACCGCTTTGACGGTGGACTTCTTCGCAGGCAGCGGCACCACGCTAAATGCCGTCAACCTGCTCAACGCCACCGACGGCGGCCAGCGCCGCTGCATTCTGGTCACCAATAACGAAGTCTCCGCCGAGGAGGCTGCGGCACTGAGCGCACGCGGCCTGCAACCCGGCGATGCAGAGTGGGAGGCCCAAGGCATCTGCCGTTCGGTGACCTGGCCGCGCAGCAAGTACACCATCCTGGGCCGGCGGGACAATGGCTCGGTGCTGACCGGTGAATACCTGACCGGCAAAACCGTGGAGCGCGAGAAAGCGCGCAGCTTCACACAGATCGGCTTTGTCGATCCGGCACAACTCAATACACCGGCCAAAAAGAAACAGGTGGTGGCACTGATCGATGACCTGTCGCAGACGCTGGTGAAAGATCCGTGCCCCTTCATCGTGTCGGAAGGTCACAAGGCCAGCGTGCTGTTTGACCCGGCGGCCGCGGAGGATTGGCTGGAAGCACTCGACGGGGAAGAACACATCACCGACTTCTACATCGTCACGCCCGTCAAGCGTGTGTTCGACCAGTTGAAGGCGCAGGTGGTGGAACTGCTCGGCCCGATCCTGGTGCCGGAGGAAGAAAAGCGCCCGATGAGCGCGGGCTTTGCCGCCAACCTCGCCTACTTCAAGCTGGATTTTTTGGATAAGGAGCGCGTGTCGCTGCGCCGCGCCTTCCGCGAAATACTGCCGCTGCTGTGGCTGAAGGCGGGCGCCGTGGGGCCGCGGCCCGAATTGAAACGCGGCGAGCCGGAGCCGGTGCTGTTTGCGCCGGAGGGCAGCAATTTCGTGGTGCTGCTGGATGAAACCCGCATGGGCCGCTTGCTGAAGTCGCTGGAAGGTCGCACCGGCTTGTCGCGGGTGTTCATCGTCACCGACGCGGACGAATCCTTCAAAACCATGGCGCAGGACGTGCGCGAGGTGGCGGGCAAGGCCAACCCCGGCTTGGCGGTGGTGCAGTTGTACCGCGATTACCTGCTCAATTTCATGATCAACAAGAATCAGGACCGCGCTGCCGGTCCGGCTGGCACACAGGGAGCGCGGGCATGA
- a CDS encoding helix-turn-helix domain-containing protein has protein sequence MTAEPWVSVDQIAEHLGVTRDSIYRWIDRKGLPAHRVGRLWKFQVSEVDDWVRAGGADEHAAPEEKGS, from the coding sequence ATGACCGCTGAACCATGGGTTTCCGTGGACCAGATTGCCGAGCATCTGGGTGTCACGCGCGATTCGATCTACCGCTGGATCGACCGCAAAGGCCTGCCAGCGCACCGCGTGGGTCGGTTGTGGAAGTTCCAGGTGTCCGAGGTGGATGACTGGGTGCGCGCCGGTGGTGCCGATGAGCATGCGGCTCCGGAAGAAAAGGGCTCGTGA
- a CDS encoding DUF3489 domain-containing protein has translation MEALPKLSPAQALLLRTATRRADGRVIPPETLRGGARVKVLAALLQRGWIEPADDGHVMTDAGYAAIGLQRPAPLDDVQSMDTTDDLQLLEGIPVRPGTKLAALVMVLRSPQGATSLQLMLATGWQPHTVRGAISGMLRKQLGLNVVLAHNDIGERVYRVV, from the coding sequence ATGGAGGCACTGCCGAAACTCTCCCCAGCCCAAGCCCTGTTGCTGCGTACCGCCACTCGCCGCGCTGATGGGCGCGTGATTCCGCCCGAAACCCTGCGCGGCGGCGCGCGGGTCAAGGTACTGGCCGCGTTGCTGCAGCGTGGCTGGATCGAGCCTGCCGACGACGGCCACGTGATGACCGACGCGGGCTACGCAGCCATCGGTCTGCAGCGCCCCGCACCGCTGGATGACGTCCAGTCGATGGACACCACCGACGACCTCCAACTTCTGGAGGGCATCCCGGTGCGCCCTGGCACCAAGCTTGCCGCACTGGTGATGGTATTGCGCAGCCCGCAGGGGGCGACCAGTCTCCAACTGATGCTGGCCACCGGCTGGCAGCCCCACACCGTGCGCGGAGCCATCTCCGGGATGCTGCGAAAGCAGCTCGGCCTGAACGTGGTGCTGGCGCACAACGACATCGGTGAACGGGTGTACCGGGTGGTCTGA
- a CDS encoding type II toxin-antitoxin system RelE/ParE family toxin: MKAKPVIPREQANRDVDEAVAFYLSEAGEAVALGFVDALEKAFGHIGRHPATGSPRYAHELNLPGLRTWPLTRYPHLVFYVERPDHIDIWRVLHGQRDIPAWMQEPDGV, encoded by the coding sequence GTGAAGGCCAAGCCAGTCATCCCGCGTGAGCAGGCCAACCGGGATGTGGATGAGGCTGTGGCCTTTTACCTGAGTGAGGCGGGCGAAGCCGTGGCACTGGGTTTCGTCGATGCGCTGGAGAAGGCCTTCGGGCACATCGGTCGCCACCCGGCCACCGGCTCTCCTCGCTATGCCCATGAACTCAACTTGCCGGGCCTGCGCACATGGCCGCTGACGCGCTACCCGCACCTCGTGTTCTACGTCGAGCGTCCGGACCACATCGATATCTGGCGTGTGCTGCACGGCCAGCGGGATATCCCGGCGTGGATGCAGGAGCCCGACGGCGTGTGA
- a CDS encoding type II toxin-antitoxin system ParD family antitoxin, translating to MSTMNISLPDTLKSFVDEQVSQRGYSTSSEYVRELIRKDQDRLQLRGLLLAGAASAPAAPADASYFEGLRDRVRKAAKPAAKA from the coding sequence ATGAGCACGATGAACATCTCTCTCCCCGACACTCTGAAGTCCTTCGTGGACGAACAGGTTAGCCAGCGCGGCTACAGCACGAGCAGCGAGTACGTGCGCGAGTTGATCCGCAAGGACCAGGACCGTCTGCAGCTGCGCGGCTTGTTGTTGGCCGGAGCAGCATCCGCCCCGGCGGCCCCCGCCGATGCCAGCTACTTCGAGGGGCTGCGGGATCGGGTGCGCAAGGCCGCCAAACCCGCAGCCAAGGCGTGA
- a CDS encoding DUF2924 domain-containing protein has protein sequence MTDSKNTGGPAAPISAQLAALPSLPMAELWALWDQHFPRRPSHRNRNYVESRLAYRIQELTYGALPTNIRKMLVEAGAKHSKIKSAAGRSAQTLLMPGTTLIREWDEREYRVTVTPDGLYALDGQVFKSLSAAARHITGTRWNGPKFFGLRDGKGAAQ, from the coding sequence ATGACAGATAGCAAGAACACGGGTGGCCCGGCCGCGCCCATCTCGGCCCAACTGGCCGCACTGCCGTCCCTGCCGATGGCCGAGCTCTGGGCGCTGTGGGATCAGCACTTTCCCCGGCGGCCCAGCCACCGCAACCGCAATTACGTCGAATCGCGTCTGGCCTACCGGATCCAGGAACTTACCTACGGCGCACTGCCCACCAACATCCGCAAGATGCTGGTTGAGGCCGGTGCCAAGCATTCCAAGATCAAGTCGGCCGCCGGGCGCAGCGCGCAGACCCTGTTGATGCCCGGCACCACGCTGATCCGGGAATGGGATGAGCGCGAGTACCGCGTGACGGTCACGCCCGATGGCCTGTATGCCCTGGATGGCCAGGTGTTCAAGAGCCTGTCGGCGGCGGCGCGCCACATCACGGGCACGCGCTGGAATGGGCCGAAGTTCTTTGGTCTGCGCGATGGCAAGGGGGCTGCTCAATGA
- a CDS encoding recombinase family protein produces MNAPLLVPPKRCAVYCRVSSDERLDQSFNSIDAQKEAGHAFIKSQSHEGWIAVADDYDDGGFSGGNMDRPALRRLMADIQMGKVDIVVVYKIDRLSRSLADFARMVDVFDRHRVSFSAVTQQINSATSMGRLMLNVLLSFAQFEREVTSERIRDKIAASKAKGMWMGGPLPLGYDVRDRLLIVNETEATLVRRIFDDFVTVRSATLMAKAYGAQGVVTKGGKPFTKQTIYKMLHNRMYLGEIVHKGQSFPGQHQAIISQAQWDAAHALIATDGIERRRETNDRQSEPVLLRGLLFTSDGERLVPSYTKKKGKTYRYYSPIKHRRFGAWASQHGPLPAVPVEELVTEQIVAALSAPHIVQSVWDRMQHIRPDLTEPQVVLPMRNLASLWRELFPVEQCRLAQLLIERVVIADSGLEIIWRDQGWQELAGELLPGTIGAELQEMEETV; encoded by the coding sequence ATGAACGCGCCCTTGCTCGTGCCACCCAAGCGCTGCGCGGTGTACTGCCGCGTATCCAGCGACGAACGCCTGGACCAGTCCTTCAACTCCATCGATGCACAGAAGGAAGCCGGGCACGCATTCATCAAAAGCCAGAGCCACGAGGGTTGGATTGCCGTGGCCGATGATTACGACGATGGCGGCTTCTCCGGCGGCAACATGGATCGGCCTGCCTTGCGCCGCCTGATGGCAGACATCCAGATGGGCAAGGTCGACATCGTGGTGGTTTACAAAATCGACCGGCTATCCCGCTCGCTGGCGGATTTCGCGCGAATGGTGGATGTGTTTGACCGCCATCGCGTCAGCTTCAGCGCCGTCACCCAGCAGATCAACTCGGCCACTTCGATGGGCCGGCTGATGCTCAACGTGCTGCTGTCGTTTGCGCAGTTCGAGCGCGAGGTCACCAGCGAACGTATCCGCGACAAGATCGCCGCCAGCAAGGCCAAGGGGATGTGGATGGGCGGGCCGTTGCCGCTGGGGTACGACGTGCGGGATCGGCTGCTGATCGTGAATGAAACGGAGGCCACGCTAGTGCGCCGGATCTTCGATGATTTCGTCACCGTTCGCTCGGCCACGCTGATGGCCAAGGCCTATGGCGCGCAAGGCGTGGTCACCAAGGGCGGCAAGCCTTTCACCAAGCAGACCATCTACAAGATGCTGCACAACCGGATGTACCTGGGCGAGATCGTCCACAAGGGGCAGAGTTTCCCTGGCCAGCACCAGGCCATCATCAGCCAGGCGCAGTGGGACGCCGCGCACGCGTTGATCGCCACCGATGGCATCGAACGGCGGCGCGAAACCAACGACCGCCAGAGCGAACCGGTGCTGCTGCGAGGCCTGCTGTTCACGTCTGATGGCGAACGGCTGGTACCCAGCTACACCAAGAAGAAAGGCAAGACCTACCGCTACTACAGCCCGATCAAACACCGGCGCTTTGGCGCATGGGCCAGTCAGCACGGGCCGTTGCCTGCGGTGCCAGTTGAAGAACTGGTGACCGAGCAAATCGTGGCGGCGCTGTCGGCCCCGCACATCGTGCAATCGGTGTGGGACCGAATGCAGCACATCCGGCCTGACCTCACCGAGCCGCAGGTCGTGCTGCCGATGCGCAATCTTGCCAGTCTGTGGCGGGAGTTGTTCCCCGTCGAGCAATGCCGACTGGCGCAACTGCTGATCGAGCGCGTGGTGATTGCCGACAGCGGGCTGGAAATCATCTGGCGCGATCAGGGCTGGCAGGAACTGGCTGGAGAGTTGCTGCCCGGCACCATCGGTGCGGAATTGCAGGAGATGGAGGAAACCGTATGA
- a CDS encoding GNAT family N-acetyltransferase, producing the protein MTLRAPEPLAAQHRLEGFDCGKPALNDWLLRHARQAQGSGSAKTFVVAEDDGRVAGYFSLTVGQVDTLEAPERIRKGMGQYPLPVVILARLAVSVVDQGRGIGFGLLQDAIRRTMLIAEQAGIRAMLTHPIDEEAARFYTRFGFIASPLREQQLLLLLKDARRWVR; encoded by the coding sequence GTGACGTTGCGCGCACCGGAGCCTCTGGCCGCGCAGCATCGGCTGGAAGGTTTTGATTGCGGCAAGCCCGCGTTGAATGACTGGCTGTTGCGCCACGCCCGCCAGGCGCAGGGCAGTGGCTCGGCCAAGACCTTTGTCGTTGCCGAGGACGATGGCCGCGTGGCGGGCTACTTTAGCCTGACCGTGGGACAAGTCGACACGCTGGAGGCGCCGGAGCGCATTCGCAAGGGGATGGGGCAGTACCCGTTGCCGGTGGTGATTCTGGCGAGGCTCGCTGTCTCGGTGGTGGACCAGGGGCGAGGGATAGGCTTTGGCCTGCTGCAGGACGCGATTCGCCGCACGATGCTGATTGCCGAACAGGCCGGCATCCGTGCCATGCTGACCCACCCCATCGATGAAGAAGCGGCGAGGTTCTACACCCGGTTCGGGTTCATCGCGTCACCGCTGCGCGAACAGCAATTGTTGCTGCTCTTGAAGGACGCCCGTCGCTGGGTCCGCTGA
- a CDS encoding type II toxin-antitoxin system TacA family antitoxin, whose translation MTAVASSPSARSARLGLRATPEQEVVLRRAAEVAHKSLTDFILDSACLAAEQTLLDQRLFMVSGSQYQALMDLLDRPEQANEGLRDLFARKAPWDTK comes from the coding sequence ATGACTGCCGTTGCATCGTCGCCTTCCGCCCGTTCTGCCCGACTTGGGCTGCGCGCTACCCCCGAACAGGAGGTGGTGCTGCGCCGTGCCGCCGAGGTGGCCCACAAGTCGTTGACCGACTTCATCCTCGACAGCGCGTGCCTGGCCGCCGAGCAGACGCTGCTGGACCAACGATTGTTCATGGTCTCGGGCAGCCAGTACCAGGCCCTGATGGATCTGCTGGATCGCCCCGAACAAGCCAACGAGGGGTTGCGTGACCTGTTTGCCCGCAAGGCGCCCTGGGATACGAAGTGA
- the istB gene encoding IS21-like element helper ATPase IstB encodes MLNEQTLNQLRALRLDGMVAALSDAATHITASELPFEQRLALLVQREVDWRDSKRLERLLKAARLKVSSACLEDIDWRASRGLGREVITSLAGGDWLRHGHNVLLTGATGCGKTWLACALGQQAARLGFSVLYTRAPRLLQELHVAHGDGSLGKRLAQLARLDLLILDDFGIAPIAAHERNDLLELLDDRVGARSTLITSQLPVTAWHAWLDEPTLADAILDRIVHGSHKIALKGESMRKLAKAV; translated from the coding sequence ATGCTCAACGAACAGACCTTGAACCAACTGCGCGCCCTGCGCCTGGACGGCATGGTGGCCGCCCTCAGCGACGCGGCCACCCACATCACAGCCAGCGAACTGCCCTTTGAACAACGTCTGGCGCTGCTGGTGCAGCGCGAGGTGGACTGGCGTGACAGCAAACGCCTGGAGCGCCTGCTCAAGGCGGCCCGCCTGAAGGTCTCCAGTGCCTGCCTGGAGGACATCGACTGGCGCGCCAGCCGGGGCCTGGGCCGGGAGGTCATCACCAGCCTGGCCGGCGGCGACTGGCTGCGCCATGGCCACAACGTGCTGCTGACCGGCGCCACCGGGTGCGGCAAGACGTGGCTTGCCTGCGCACTGGGGCAGCAGGCCGCGCGTCTGGGCTTCTCGGTGCTCTACACCCGCGCGCCACGGCTGCTGCAGGAGTTGCACGTGGCCCACGGCGATGGCAGCCTGGGCAAACGGCTGGCGCAACTGGCGCGGCTGGACCTGCTCATCCTGGACGACTTCGGCATCGCGCCGATTGCCGCGCACGAGCGAAACGACCTGCTGGAGTTGCTCGACGACCGGGTGGGTGCGCGCTCGACGCTCATCACCAGCCAGTTGCCGGTGACGGCCTGGCACGCCTGGCTGGACGAGCCCACGCTGGCCGACGCCATCCTGGACCGCATCGTGCACGGCTCGCACAAGATAGCCCTCAAGGGCGAGTCGATGAGAAAGCTGGCAAAGGCCGTCTGA
- the istA gene encoding IS21 family transposase has product MPTPRVTMSKLRHTLQLLHRGALSTRQIGAALGISKSTVSEIASYARVAGVDWATAQSLNDDELQARLYKPPVARESRHLEPDHAHIHRELRRPGVTLQLLWEEYQQQHSGQAYKYSAFCEKYKAWARRLQRSMRQTHSGGDKLFVDYAGQTVPVVDASTGEIRPAQVFVAVLGASNYTYACATASQKAADWVASIIATLEFIGGVPRLLVPDQPRALMARPDRYEPTAHRLLEELCAHYSLAVMPARPAKPRDKPKVEVAVQVVERWILARLRHQTFFSLAELNRAIAALLVDLNQRAFKKLPGNRASAFAELDRPALRPLPAVRMPIARFKPARVNIDYHVELDGHYYSVPHALVGEPVELRITAGTVEVLHGGKRVAAHALNPRRGAHTTTPEHMPASHRAHLQWTPAKLIAWGERVGAATAAVVRWQMEHRQHPEQGYRSCLGLMRLGREYGADRLEAACARAQSIRSPSYKSIASILGCGLDQRPLDAPMAAQASLPLHENVRGPDYYH; this is encoded by the coding sequence ATGCCCACACCCAGGGTCACCATGAGCAAACTACGACACACACTGCAACTGCTGCACCGCGGGGCCTTGAGCACCCGTCAAATCGGTGCCGCCCTCGGCATCTCCAAATCCACTGTCAGCGAGATAGCCAGCTACGCGCGCGTGGCCGGCGTGGACTGGGCTACGGCCCAGAGCCTGAACGACGACGAACTCCAGGCCCGGCTTTACAAGCCACCCGTGGCGCGCGAGTCCCGGCACCTCGAACCCGACCACGCCCACATCCACCGCGAACTGCGCCGACCTGGCGTGACGCTGCAGCTGCTGTGGGAGGAATACCAGCAACAGCACAGCGGTCAGGCGTACAAGTACAGCGCCTTCTGCGAGAAGTACAAGGCTTGGGCCCGGCGCCTGCAGCGCTCCATGCGCCAGACCCACTCGGGCGGTGACAAGCTCTTCGTGGACTACGCCGGCCAGACCGTGCCCGTCGTGGACGCCAGCACCGGCGAGATACGCCCGGCCCAGGTCTTCGTGGCAGTGCTGGGCGCATCGAACTACACCTACGCCTGCGCCACTGCCAGCCAGAAGGCCGCTGACTGGGTGGCCAGCATCATTGCCACGCTGGAGTTCATCGGCGGCGTGCCCCGCCTGCTGGTGCCCGACCAGCCGCGCGCCCTCATGGCCCGCCCCGACCGCTACGAGCCCACCGCGCACCGCCTGCTCGAAGAACTCTGTGCGCACTACAGCCTGGCCGTGATGCCCGCGCGCCCGGCCAAGCCACGCGACAAACCCAAGGTGGAGGTCGCCGTGCAGGTGGTCGAGCGCTGGATTCTGGCCCGGCTGCGCCACCAGACCTTCTTCAGCCTGGCCGAGCTCAACCGGGCGATTGCCGCCTTGCTGGTGGACTTGAACCAGCGCGCGTTCAAGAAGCTGCCGGGCAACCGCGCCAGTGCCTTCGCCGAGCTTGACCGGCCGGCCCTGCGCCCCCTGCCGGCGGTGCGCATGCCCATCGCGCGCTTCAAACCCGCCCGCGTCAACATCGATTACCACGTCGAGCTCGATGGCCACTACTACTCGGTGCCCCACGCCCTGGTGGGCGAGCCGGTGGAGTTGCGCATCACGGCCGGCACGGTCGAAGTCCTGCATGGCGGCAAACGGGTGGCCGCCCACGCCCTCAATCCCCGCCGGGGTGCACACACCACCACACCTGAGCACATGCCGGCCTCGCACCGGGCGCACCTGCAGTGGACGCCGGCCAAGCTCATCGCCTGGGGCGAGCGCGTGGGTGCGGCCACCGCCGCCGTGGTGCGCTGGCAGATGGAGCACCGCCAGCATCCCGAGCAGGGTTACCGCTCCTGTCTGGGCCTCATGCGCCTGGGCCGTGAGTACGGGGCTGACCGGCTGGAGGCCGCCTGTGCGCGGGCGCAGTCGATTCGCTCACCGTCCTACAAGAGCATCGCCTCCATCCTGGGCTGCGGCCTGGACCAGCGGCCGCTGGATGCGCCGATGGCCGCACAGGCGAGCCTGCCGCTGCACGAGAACGTGCGCGGGCCGGACTACTACCACTGA